The Moorena producens PAL-8-15-08-1 genomic interval CTTAGCAAAAGTGTTGTCAATCATAAGAAGTATAGCAATTTTACGACTTGTGAGGTACAAATTTCTGGTTTTTAGGGAGCAGGGACTGAGGCCGTTGGCCACGCTACGCGAACGGAGCAGGGACTGAGGCCGTAGGCCACGCTACGCGAACGGAGCAGGGAGCATGTAAGAGGGAAGAGGAACCCACCCCTAACCCCTCCGAGGAGGGGAAGGTAAGAGGGAAGAGGGAAAAAATAATGTGTACCTCATGAGTCCTAGAAACGCTATAAATCCAAAAAATACCAATTAAAGTAGGCTGAACAAAGCCATCTAATCTAGTTCCCTACTCCCTGTTCCCTGTTCCCTGTTCCCTGTTCCCTGTTCCCTGTTCCCTGTTCCCTGTTCCCTGTTCCCTGTTCCCTGTTCCCTGTTCCCTTAAAACTAATTTTGTCAACCCCTCATAAGGCGATATACTAAAATTTAAGCATATTTTTAGATTTCCAATGAACTCCTCAAAACCATCCATCCAATTCTTTGACGGTATTTATGAACAGCTGAGTGACGTCAGCCTCAGAAAAAACCGACGGTCAGGAGCCCGCATCGTCTTGATGACCTTTGAAAAGTTAAAGGCTATTGAACAATTCAACAGTTATAGAAACCGATTTTCTCAATCAATGGTCTTAACAGACGAAGAAGGGGTCATTAATATGACTCCATCCTCAATAAAATTTCGCTTCGGTGGTCCAGAAGGAGATGACCTAGCAGGAGTGGAGTGTAAAGTTGAAATTGATCAAGACGACCACTGGGAACGCTTCATGCGCTTCATGAATCGGTACGCTGAAGCC includes:
- the psb28 gene encoding photosystem II reaction center protein Psb28 translates to MNSSKPSIQFFDGIYEQLSDVSLRKNRRSGARIVLMTFEKLKAIEQFNSYRNRFSQSMVLTDEEGVINMTPSSIKFRFGGPEGDDLAGVECKVEIDQDDHWERFMRFMNRYAEANGMAYGETKPSTEG